ATCTGCGTTTGACACGAGGTTCTCTCCGTTTTTCTTGGGGCGCGTGAGACCCACAACAAAACCTGTAGCCGCAGAGAGATTCTGCGACCCGTTCCGGTGCCGGTGTGTAACGGCAGGCTTGTATGTGGTAAAGAACACAAAAGCCTCGCTTTGGGCGCAGCGCGGATGTGTCGCGGTTGAAACACCCCCGAGCGAGTGATTATGTCCGCGTGACACTCACTGGAGCGCCCTTCATGCGCAAACTGATTCTGACTTCGGCCCTTGTTGCCGCCTGCGCCGCCCCCGCGGCGGCAGAGATGGAACTGTCGTTCTATTCCGGCTGGCAGACGGCGCCGCACAGTCGCGCCACGGGCACGCTGCCCGGCGGCGGCGACTACAATGCGCTGATCGGCTGGGAAGGCAATTCCTTCCAGATGCCGCCCTATTACGGCGTGCGCGGCACTTGGTGGCGGAGCGAGACTCTGGGCTTCGGGCTGGAATTCACCCATGCCAAGGTCTATGCCAACAAGGGCGACCGCGAGGATCTTGGTTTCTCGGCGATGGAATTCACCGACGGCCATAACCTGATCACCGCCAACGTGATGCGCCGCTGGCCTAACCAGTGGGGCGCCGCAACGCCCTATGTCGGCGGCGGCATCGGTTT
This region of Ponticoccus alexandrii genomic DNA includes:
- a CDS encoding outer membrane protein, translated to MRKLILTSALVAACAAPAAAEMELSFYSGWQTAPHSRATGTLPGGGDYNALIGWEGNSFQMPPYYGVRGTWWRSETLGFGLEFTHAKVYANKGDREDLGFSAMEFTDGHNLITANVMRRWPNQWGAATPYVGGGIGFAMPHVDVEHPNGKTFGYQVTGPAARATAGVSYPINDRFSVFGEYQFTYSWNEADLDGGGSLKTDIKTNAVNFGLSLNF